A window of the Candidatus Cloacimonadota bacterium genome harbors these coding sequences:
- a CDS encoding DNA polymerase III subunit alpha, whose product MSFVHLHNHTQYSLLDGACRVDRMVKLAKDMGMPAVAITDHGNLFGVIDFYKTAKKADIKPIIGIEAYIISGELEDELSKNDPRNHLVLLAQNYQGYQNLMKLSSMSYIKGFYYKPRISKSLLQKHSEGLICLSACIKGEIPSLLSNNRVREAREAALWYKELFGDRYYLEIQNHNLEMEKTVMPQVIDLAKELNIPLVLTNDCHYLHQEDHEAHDILLCIQTGKLLNDPGRMRYNTTQLYFKSPQEMQEIFPDLPEAFENTVKIADRIDLELRYDKFLLPKVETPPEFSEMGEYLRHLCYQEARIKYPQLNEEVRDRIEYELGVIKRMGFEGYFLVVKDIIDNARKQDVPVGPGRGSAAGSIIAYLLNITKIDPIKYGLLFERFLNPDRVSMPDIDIDFCAHKRGKVIDYIVQKYKRESVTQIITFGTLGAKSVIKDVARVLSVPAADANTITKTIPGLVKSLEEAQKQFPEFVHLINQNELYQSILKHSMVLEGLVRQTGIHAAGVVIAPGDLTEYVPLACSIQKDGEKVILVQYEGKWLDELKMLKMDILGLKTLTLIKKTIDLVQESHNESIDIDSIPLDDKKVYSMLSKGETDGVFQFESDGMRKYLIELKPNMFEDLIAMVALYRPGPMQFIDSYIARKHGKEKVIYDHPLVENALKGTYGVTIYQEQVMQISRELGGLTGGEADTLRKAMGKKNSELMMKFREKIIEGAAKNQVPSSTIEKIWQDWLHFAEYAFNKSHATCYALVAYQTAWLKAHYPVEFMAALLSLEDDPSAVPIKIEVCKSMGINIIPPNINRSNAEFSVHDCDVLFGLRAIKNLGDAAMRAIIEERAHNGPFSSIFNFCSRLDSSSVNKTVLESLIASGAMDELEGSRAQKWAVIEQALALSSGDQRDRRRGQTTLFDLFADKEDDSDYFPPLPSVEDWTYLYQLDQEKAVLGFYMSGHPLFEYRSLVKNICNANSISGKTKNSELQMVGIVSNISRKKDSKGDPIAFVEMEDLNGKFEVPLFNKDFVKFFPLIQVGKVYYVLGNKSGFNGNDDGILRVLPAELILFDELPQKLGGNLKLRLNQAQIKKGVLVEVASWIKRKPGQVSLFVEVETKDNEYYSLQTKHSVFPDNSVLAWLDAQKINYKLEIFSVSQNPA is encoded by the coding sequence ATGTCTTTTGTACATTTACACAACCACACCCAATATAGTCTTTTAGATGGTGCCTGCCGGGTTGACCGGATGGTAAAACTGGCCAAAGACATGGGTATGCCTGCGGTGGCAATCACGGATCATGGTAATCTGTTTGGAGTAATAGACTTTTACAAAACGGCCAAAAAGGCGGATATCAAACCAATCATCGGCATTGAAGCATACATTATCAGTGGCGAATTGGAAGACGAACTAAGCAAGAATGATCCCCGCAATCACCTGGTTCTGCTGGCTCAAAACTATCAAGGCTATCAGAATCTAATGAAGCTATCCTCGATGTCTTATATCAAGGGTTTTTATTATAAACCACGCATTTCCAAGAGTTTGCTCCAGAAACACAGCGAAGGTTTGATCTGCCTTTCTGCCTGTATAAAAGGCGAGATTCCCTCCCTACTCAGCAATAACAGGGTTCGGGAAGCGCGGGAAGCGGCATTGTGGTATAAAGAGCTCTTTGGAGATCGCTACTATCTGGAGATCCAAAACCACAACCTCGAAATGGAAAAGACGGTGATGCCCCAGGTGATCGATCTGGCAAAAGAGCTGAACATCCCGCTGGTACTGACCAACGACTGCCACTACTTGCATCAGGAAGACCATGAAGCTCACGATATCCTGCTCTGCATACAGACTGGGAAACTGCTGAACGACCCCGGCAGAATGCGCTATAATACTACTCAACTATACTTTAAATCTCCTCAGGAAATGCAGGAAATATTTCCTGATCTGCCTGAAGCCTTCGAGAACACAGTTAAAATTGCTGACCGCATAGATCTGGAATTGCGATACGACAAATTTCTTTTACCCAAGGTGGAGACACCTCCAGAATTTAGCGAAATGGGAGAATATCTGCGCCATCTGTGTTATCAAGAAGCTCGGATCAAGTATCCCCAGCTTAATGAGGAGGTTCGCGATCGAATAGAATATGAGCTGGGCGTGATCAAGCGTATGGGCTTCGAGGGCTACTTCCTGGTGGTGAAGGACATCATCGACAATGCCCGCAAGCAGGATGTTCCGGTGGGTCCTGGTCGCGGATCGGCAGCAGGCAGCATTATTGCCTATCTATTGAACATCACCAAAATTGACCCCATCAAGTACGGTTTGCTCTTCGAGCGCTTTTTGAATCCAGACCGCGTCAGCATGCCGGATATCGACATAGATTTCTGCGCGCATAAACGGGGAAAAGTCATTGATTATATAGTACAGAAATATAAACGGGAAAGCGTAACCCAGATCATTACCTTCGGCACTCTGGGCGCGAAAAGCGTAATCAAGGACGTGGCGCGAGTGCTTTCTGTACCTGCAGCAGATGCCAACACCATCACTAAGACCATCCCCGGTCTGGTAAAAAGCCTGGAAGAAGCACAAAAGCAATTCCCGGAATTTGTACATCTGATCAATCAGAATGAATTGTATCAAAGCATCTTGAAACATTCCATGGTATTGGAAGGTCTGGTGCGTCAAACCGGTATTCATGCCGCCGGAGTAGTGATTGCCCCTGGAGATCTGACTGAGTATGTTCCTCTGGCCTGCAGCATCCAAAAAGACGGAGAAAAGGTTATCCTAGTTCAGTATGAAGGCAAATGGCTGGATGAGCTGAAAATGCTGAAGATGGACATCCTGGGATTGAAAACCCTTACACTGATCAAGAAAACCATCGATCTGGTGCAAGAAAGCCACAATGAAAGTATTGATATCGATAGCATCCCCCTTGATGACAAAAAAGTGTATTCCATGCTCAGTAAAGGCGAAACCGACGGTGTATTTCAGTTTGAAAGCGATGGTATGCGCAAATACCTGATCGAATTGAAACCCAATATGTTTGAAGATCTCATTGCGATGGTAGCGCTGTATAGACCAGGTCCCATGCAGTTCATCGATAGCTACATCGCTCGTAAACACGGAAAAGAGAAGGTTATTTACGATCACCCCTTGGTCGAAAATGCCCTGAAAGGTACTTATGGCGTAACGATATATCAGGAACAGGTGATGCAGATATCGCGGGAATTGGGCGGGCTTACTGGTGGTGAGGCAGATACTCTGCGCAAAGCCATGGGCAAGAAAAACTCCGAATTGATGATGAAATTCCGAGAAAAGATCATCGAAGGAGCGGCAAAAAACCAGGTCCCATCCAGCACCATCGAAAAGATCTGGCAGGATTGGCTTCATTTTGCCGAATACGCTTTTAACAAGAGTCATGCCACATGCTATGCATTGGTGGCATATCAAACGGCATGGCTTAAGGCTCATTACCCGGTAGAGTTTATGGCCGCTCTGCTCTCCCTGGAAGATGATCCCAGCGCTGTCCCGATCAAGATCGAAGTATGCAAAAGCATGGGCATCAACATTATCCCGCCTAATATCAATCGCAGTAATGCAGAATTTAGCGTTCACGATTGCGATGTGCTTTTTGGTTTGAGAGCCATCAAGAACCTGGGAGATGCTGCAATGCGCGCGATCATAGAAGAGCGTGCTCACAACGGCCCCTTTAGCAGTATCTTCAATTTCTGCTCGCGACTGGATAGCTCCTCAGTAAACAAAACTGTGCTGGAAAGCCTGATCGCCAGCGGTGCAATGGACGAACTGGAAGGTAGCAGAGCACAGAAATGGGCAGTAATAGAACAAGCCCTGGCGCTATCCAGCGGAGATCAACGCGACCGCAGAAGAGGACAAACCACCTTGTTTGACCTTTTCGCAGATAAAGAAGACGATAGCGATTATTTCCCGCCCCTGCCCAGTGTAGAGGATTGGACATATCTGTATCAACTGGATCAGGAGAAAGCAGTACTGGGATTCTATATGAGCGGACATCCCCTTTTCGAATACCGCAGCTTGGTTAAAAACATCTGCAATGCCAATTCCATCAGCGGTAAGACCAAGAACAGCGAACTGCAAATGGTAGGAATCGTCTCAAACATCAGCAGAAAAAAGGATTCCAAGGGCGATCCCATAGCTTTTGTGGAAATGGAAGACCTTAACGGTAAGTTTGAAGTACCACTCTTCAACAAAGATTTTGTGAAGTTTTTCCCTTTGATACAGGTGGGAAAAGTGTATTATGTCTTGGGCAACAAAAGCGGCTTCAACGGTAATGATGACGGCATATTGAGGGTGCTACCAGCGGAGTTGATATTGTTTGATGAACTACCGCAAAAACTGGGTGGCAACCTGAAGCTGAGACTCAATCAAGCTCAGATCAAGAAAGGTGTTTTGGTGGAAGTGGCCAGCTGGATAAAACGCAAACCGGGGCAAGTCTCCCTATTTGTAGAAGTAGAAACTAAAGATAATGAGTATTATTCCCTGCAAACCAAGCACAGCGTTTTTCCGGATAACAGCGTATTAGCTTGGCTGGATGCACAAAAGATAAATTACAAACTGGAGATTTTCAGTGTTTCGCAGAATCCTGCTTAG
- a CDS encoding YraN family protein, whose product MKQSLNQELARTGETLAVDYLVTNGYNVLCRNFRVKQGEIDIIVEKNQHLIFVEVKTRSYHSIQTALDNVSYTKQKHISRVAQVYCKQNPQYDKFNTRFDVIVLLFNARNEEFSIHHFPDAFLPIADQ is encoded by the coding sequence ATGAAACAAAGTTTAAACCAGGAACTGGCCCGAACAGGAGAAACCCTAGCCGTTGATTATCTCGTAACAAACGGCTACAATGTGCTTTGCAGAAACTTTCGAGTTAAACAAGGCGAGATTGATATCATCGTAGAAAAAAATCAACACCTCATATTTGTCGAAGTAAAAACACGTTCCTATCACTCTATTCAAACCGCTCTGGACAATGTCTCATATACCAAACAGAAGCATATTTCCAGAGTTGCACAAGTATATTGTAAGCAAAATCCTCAATATGACAAGTTCAATACTCGGTTTGATGTAATTGTCTTGCTCTTTAATGCCAGAAATGAGGAGTTTAGTATCCATCACTTCCCTGATGCATTTCTTCCGATTGCAGACCAGTAA
- a CDS encoding GWxTD domain-containing protein, with protein MFRRILLSLAILSMSCLPVFGQEIMIENYASGVDIWILFPYDIFIFAKDADYSEYQVSTQITNSRGKQVAVDESRLQIPRRDWLIGTAIPFYKSYNLTTGNHQLNVSLRNRKLGDKQSFSRNFSVGSQATELGQAYLIAKREDFSYLPDNMSVKSLDSLTLRHSFAVGASQLRLDLDGEEHVYENPISPFELDLKSITEKDSIQNLQISVDEMNIRYQLEPLLYKPWFSFNLRYSLKDQIAQLRYVANQNQWQTLRRVAANKRSEAIESFWQANDPTPGTLRNENREFFYQRVLQADEQFSIHKRMQGWKSDRGRIFIKYGQPDQIASDTFPIGRPPSITWHYFHLNRSFVFVDERGFGQYTLRNKEDEYIDN; from the coding sequence GTGTTTCGCAGAATCCTGCTTAGCCTGGCAATACTGTCCATGTCATGCCTGCCTGTATTTGGTCAGGAAATAATGATAGAAAACTACGCGAGCGGAGTGGATATCTGGATACTCTTCCCATACGATATTTTCATCTTTGCCAAAGATGCCGATTACTCCGAGTATCAGGTATCCACTCAGATCACAAATTCCCGCGGAAAACAAGTAGCAGTGGATGAATCCCGCTTGCAGATTCCCAGACGAGATTGGCTGATAGGCACCGCCATCCCTTTCTACAAGAGTTATAATCTGACAACGGGAAATCATCAGTTAAACGTAAGCTTGAGGAATCGTAAATTGGGAGATAAACAAAGCTTCAGCCGTAATTTCAGCGTTGGCAGCCAAGCCACCGAATTGGGTCAGGCCTACTTGATCGCCAAGCGAGAGGACTTCTCCTATCTCCCGGATAACATGAGTGTGAAAAGTCTGGATAGCCTGACCTTGAGACATAGTTTCGCGGTCGGCGCCAGTCAATTGCGTTTGGATCTGGATGGAGAAGAACATGTCTATGAGAATCCAATCAGCCCCTTTGAGCTGGATCTGAAGAGCATCACTGAAAAAGATAGCATTCAGAATCTGCAGATATCAGTGGATGAGATGAACATCCGTTATCAATTGGAACCTTTGCTGTATAAACCATGGTTTTCCTTCAATCTCCGTTATTCTCTGAAAGACCAGATCGCTCAACTGCGCTATGTGGCAAATCAAAACCAATGGCAAACCCTGCGCAGAGTTGCAGCCAATAAACGCTCAGAAGCAATTGAGAGCTTCTGGCAAGCCAACGACCCCACCCCCGGTACTCTGCGCAATGAGAACCGAGAGTTCTTTTATCAGCGTGTGCTGCAAGCCGATGAACAATTTAGCATTCATAAACGCATGCAAGGCTGGAAATCCGACCGGGGAAGGATTTTTATCAAGTATGGACAACCAGACCAGATTGCCAGTGACACATTCCCGATCGGACGACCACCCAGTATAACCTGGCATTATTTTCACCTGAACCGCAGTTTCGTCTTTGTTGATGAGCGTGGTTTCGGGCAATACACATTGAGGAATAAAGAAGATGAGTACATCGATAATTAA
- a CDS encoding PDZ domain-containing protein gives MKKLFMLTLLVLLTALPLLAQEAEETTKDTEEKEDQLIIMKLNDLKDVENTDSIFQFRMNVDREAKDAAYFGLYLEDLTFPKAQELHYNGTIGVLITGVVEDSPAWHFRLREDDVITHINGKEVTNYATFEKIRNSLRAGDQISLRLFRDGKTESMDMTVGSRNKDLVDVTDPKVPGKKKLSAGYGGGTWIPMWIDLDMEDINSIVTHDSLGFNKFREDGLLQQGLGGKLSIGKGYFLGGQITWFEDTKKTQNNRVGMSNYQIYMRYKNLLGGVTLDKRIPITKNLLVGMGLMVGGSYHDLEFINTDGNYNWGELPDTITGSNNTHFLLHKGYLNVQPRAEIMYRVLSWMGLRAEVGYTYGYSLTRDWRVHGLDDETFEVHGSPDTPFQGMTISIGPWFGF, from the coding sequence ATGAAGAAGCTATTTATGCTAACCCTGTTAGTATTGCTGACTGCACTACCCTTATTGGCTCAGGAAGCCGAAGAAACAACAAAGGACACAGAGGAAAAGGAAGATCAACTCATCATCATGAAGCTGAATGATCTGAAAGATGTGGAGAACACGGATTCAATTTTCCAATTTAGAATGAATGTGGATAGAGAAGCAAAGGATGCCGCTTATTTTGGTTTGTATCTGGAGGATCTCACTTTCCCCAAAGCTCAAGAGCTGCATTACAATGGCACGATTGGAGTACTGATCACAGGGGTAGTCGAGGATTCTCCCGCATGGCATTTCCGTTTACGTGAAGACGACGTGATCACTCATATTAACGGAAAGGAAGTTACGAATTACGCTACTTTCGAAAAGATTCGTAATAGCCTTCGCGCCGGTGATCAAATCAGCCTCCGCCTGTTTCGTGACGGTAAAACCGAAAGCATGGATATGACGGTTGGCAGCCGTAATAAAGACCTGGTAGATGTAACGGATCCAAAAGTTCCCGGCAAGAAGAAACTGAGTGCTGGTTATGGCGGTGGTACCTGGATACCTATGTGGATAGATCTGGATATGGAAGACATCAACTCCATCGTGACTCATGATTCCCTGGGCTTCAACAAATTCCGTGAAGACGGCCTCTTGCAACAAGGTTTGGGCGGAAAGCTCAGCATCGGTAAAGGATACTTTCTGGGCGGTCAGATCACGTGGTTTGAGGATACCAAAAAGACTCAGAACAACAGAGTGGGCATGAGCAACTATCAGATATATATGAGATACAAGAACTTGCTGGGTGGCGTCACTTTAGATAAACGCATCCCCATCACCAAGAACCTCTTGGTGGGCATGGGCTTGATGGTTGGCGGATCCTACCACGATTTAGAATTCATAAATACCGACGGAAATTACAACTGGGGAGAATTACCAGATACCATCACCGGATCAAACAACACTCATTTCCTGCTGCATAAAGGTTATCTGAACGTTCAACCCAGAGCCGAGATTATGTATCGCGTGCTTTCATGGATGGGCCTCCGTGCTGAAGTGGGCTATACTTATGGCTACTCTCTCACAAGAGATTGGCGCGTGCACGGTCTGGATGATGAAACCTTTGAAGTTCACGGTTCTCCGGACACTCCCTTCCAAGGCATGACCATTAGTATCGGCCCTTGGTTCGGTTTCTAA
- a CDS encoding nuclear transport factor 2 family protein — translation MRILCTIVILLSLFACSQKAPELSQQEIDAILSEVEANVDRVVQAANNLSTSALEEYLTDGPEANFYMSGAAYSKQDLIDITKEEFSGFTSQNLSIVEHNIRFIQPTTVLYTAQMKGDSTDNQGYQESMNYTETWLWEKQDGRWQVSHLHESWE, via the coding sequence ATGAGAATACTGTGTACAATCGTGATTTTACTCAGTCTATTTGCTTGTAGCCAAAAAGCCCCTGAGCTTTCTCAGCAAGAAATTGACGCCATTCTCTCTGAAGTTGAAGCAAATGTGGACAGAGTCGTCCAAGCAGCAAACAACCTAAGTACATCAGCCTTGGAAGAGTATTTGACCGACGGTCCTGAAGCAAATTTCTATATGTCCGGCGCAGCCTATAGTAAACAGGATCTGATTGACATCACCAAAGAGGAGTTTTCTGGCTTCACTTCCCAAAACCTGAGCATCGTAGAACACAACATCCGCTTCATCCAGCCTACCACCGTACTGTATACTGCACAGATGAAGGGTGACAGCACTGACAATCAGGGCTATCAGGAATCGATGAACTACACTGAAACATGGCTTTGGGAAAAGCAGGACGGACGGTGGCAGGTTAGCCATTTACACGAATCCTGGGAGTAA
- a CDS encoding GWxTD domain-containing protein, whose product MSTSIIKRISLCLTILLLCMGVAAQERLHMHIDYSRFLGTDKNTVLLLDYQIPYRSLIFIAKNNAYFAEVDVEVQISNQDSVVYTQSITDNIGISSKHDALSTQKSYLNRMSFMLDPHSYTLSFKAVDVNSNKSFIYSFEIDALPTDTRISDVELNSRVYADSSSFLQKFRRNGKVFESLPSIILNREYHDNAHIYFEIYTPEEEMGMAQLLILSLEHKDELVMDEYMDIVPHNPSEGISLKIPLEDLKAGIYEGTISLQAGESTISRSFDFVISEEVELMLSLFPDTEDEYGLMRYFMASKLPSNWDAMNEEAKRRHITNFWKTMATSTGMSEQNVIDLVHERVDHANTYYSSLKPGWTSDMGRIYIRNGAPSDIEKGTSSDESRFVRKDYQIWKYSSGNRAVYVFIDIQMNNNYRLIYVSGDDMEVSNPDWLRFLGEDFDTSLLRN is encoded by the coding sequence ATGAGTACATCGATAATTAAAAGAATCTCGCTATGCCTGACGATACTGCTGCTATGCATGGGAGTCGCAGCACAAGAACGCTTGCACATGCATATTGATTATAGTCGTTTTCTCGGTACGGATAAGAACACTGTTCTGCTACTCGATTATCAAATCCCCTACCGCTCCCTGATATTTATAGCAAAGAATAACGCCTATTTTGCTGAAGTGGATGTGGAAGTACAGATATCAAACCAGGACTCAGTGGTCTATACTCAGAGTATTACCGACAATATCGGCATCAGCAGCAAACACGACGCACTATCCACACAAAAATCGTATCTGAACCGCATGAGCTTCATGCTGGATCCGCATAGTTATACCCTCAGTTTCAAGGCTGTGGACGTAAACAGCAACAAAAGCTTCATCTACAGCTTTGAAATCGACGCTCTACCCACCGATACCCGCATCAGCGATGTGGAACTAAACAGCCGGGTATATGCCGATAGCAGCTCCTTTCTGCAGAAGTTTCGGCGCAATGGCAAAGTCTTCGAATCCCTGCCATCAATAATTCTAAACCGGGAATACCACGATAACGCTCACATCTATTTTGAGATATATACTCCAGAAGAAGAAATGGGAATGGCACAACTATTGATATTAAGTTTAGAGCATAAAGACGAGCTGGTGATGGATGAGTATATGGATATTGTTCCCCACAATCCCAGTGAAGGGATTAGCCTGAAGATCCCGCTGGAAGACCTAAAAGCCGGGATATATGAGGGTACTATCAGCTTGCAAGCTGGAGAATCCACAATCAGCCGAAGCTTCGACTTTGTGATCTCCGAGGAAGTGGAATTGATGCTGAGCCTCTTCCCCGATACCGAGGATGAATATGGACTGATGCGCTATTTTATGGCCAGCAAATTGCCTTCAAACTGGGATGCCATGAACGAGGAGGCAAAGCGCAGACACATTACGAACTTTTGGAAGACCATGGCCACTAGCACCGGAATGAGCGAACAGAATGTCATCGATCTGGTGCATGAACGCGTGGACCATGCAAATACATACTACTCATCCCTCAAACCCGGTTGGACCTCCGATATGGGCAGAATCTATATTCGCAACGGAGCCCCTTCAGACATCGAAAAAGGTACCAGCTCGGATGAAAGCCGCTTTGTCCGCAAGGATTACCAGATCTGGAAGTACTCCAGCGGAAACCGTGCCGTTTACGTATTCATAGATATTCAAATGAACAACAACTACCGCCTGATATATGTTTCCGGAGATGATATGGAAGTATCCAATCCGGATTGGCTGAGATTTCTTGGCGAAGACTTCGATACCAGTCTCCTGAGAAACTAA
- a CDS encoding FlgD immunoglobulin-like domain containing protein, with amino-acid sequence MKRLMLITLMLLAIAAWALPLEERNPDRMMNDYYVDNGIFDFTLSNYGIISSLNYLQDYRLLYQSGIWISGKRYRKDDLGRQLYWLHYPPQDANDLVYEGHELWNPDLVAVQDTLSSIGVDGDDDLHELLPAYNPLNEYELPSILPNAAYYYENDRVLESLMGVPAPIPFDPFNSETFCFSIAQEGSFETPGFITHSAYFYDYCPFGTEGDRDYGSSSSVNTHYPLGLAVHQETYSWPVQDYYKYLVQKHVIYNTNAEAKIEDLAISHYFDADMGPASGSIVIASDDKSGFVKGEGYEFAYSRDANTGFGQIPYYIASKVYIPNLPFSKNHAWYWRVGDGPDDYNPLNYIPYTITANQKYWLATGRNPDPSKYTPLRPENPNVDEYEQPSPNDTRVLNTLYGAQPGMVEYDETDNEGNYLYRLSLEPHESITFYVIQFVGDSLDDLKTQSQAIESFIDNDFYVDPEGDLTSIPYLKAIQNQAPDTFVLNWFSMTNPHHFEVAWKEYGQPASQWNIIEIPGDSRNYNLSGMNPITYYEIKVGAVYYNPDEVYLESRTLLANLTYIAVEDELITAVPKLTNYPNPFSGQTRINFELDKSAHVKLDVYNSKGQKVRNLSNGICAGGLNEFAWDTKDDKGRSCASGVYYLRMKSGDKISKHKLLLIK; translated from the coding sequence ATGAAACGTCTAATGTTGATTACCCTGATGTTGCTGGCTATCGCTGCATGGGCTTTGCCCCTTGAAGAGAGAAACCCGGATCGAATGATGAATGATTATTATGTGGACAACGGAATTTTTGACTTCACTTTAAGCAATTATGGCATAATATCCTCTTTGAACTATCTACAGGATTATCGCCTATTGTATCAATCCGGCATCTGGATCTCGGGCAAGAGATACCGCAAAGATGATCTGGGCCGCCAATTGTATTGGCTACACTATCCACCTCAGGATGCCAATGATTTGGTGTACGAGGGGCATGAGCTCTGGAATCCAGATCTGGTCGCAGTTCAAGACACACTTAGTTCCATAGGAGTGGATGGTGATGATGATCTTCATGAACTACTACCGGCATACAATCCCTTGAATGAGTATGAATTACCTTCCATACTACCGAATGCCGCGTACTATTATGAGAATGATAGAGTATTGGAAAGCCTTATGGGAGTTCCCGCTCCGATCCCCTTCGATCCCTTCAATAGCGAGACCTTCTGTTTTTCCATAGCCCAGGAAGGCTCATTCGAAACTCCAGGCTTCATTACTCACAGCGCTTATTTCTACGACTATTGTCCCTTTGGCACTGAAGGTGATCGGGATTATGGTTCCTCTTCTAGCGTAAACACCCATTATCCCCTGGGTCTGGCAGTACATCAGGAAACATATAGCTGGCCCGTTCAGGATTATTATAAGTACTTGGTTCAGAAGCATGTGATATACAATACCAACGCAGAAGCCAAGATCGAAGACTTGGCCATCTCTCACTACTTTGATGCAGATATGGGCCCGGCTTCCGGGAGCATTGTAATTGCCTCAGATGATAAAAGCGGATTTGTGAAAGGTGAGGGCTATGAATTTGCCTATAGTAGGGATGCCAATACAGGCTTCGGGCAGATACCGTATTATATAGCATCCAAAGTCTATATACCAAATCTGCCCTTCTCGAAGAATCACGCATGGTACTGGCGGGTAGGTGACGGACCGGATGATTATAATCCCCTGAACTACATCCCATATACTATAACAGCAAATCAGAAGTATTGGCTGGCGACCGGCAGAAATCCCGATCCATCGAAATATACTCCCCTGCGACCGGAAAATCCTAACGTGGACGAGTATGAGCAGCCCAGTCCCAACGATACCAGAGTGCTGAACACCTTGTATGGGGCTCAACCGGGGATGGTTGAATACGATGAAACAGATAACGAGGGTAACTACCTGTATCGTCTCTCTCTGGAACCTCATGAATCCATCACTTTCTATGTGATTCAATTTGTAGGAGACTCCCTGGATGATCTGAAGACTCAGTCTCAAGCGATAGAATCCTTCATTGATAATGATTTCTATGTAGATCCAGAAGGTGATCTCACCTCAATCCCTTATCTGAAAGCCATCCAAAATCAGGCCCCGGATACCTTTGTATTGAACTGGTTTTCCATGACCAATCCCCATCACTTTGAAGTAGCATGGAAAGAGTACGGACAACCGGCTTCGCAATGGAACATCATTGAAATTCCGGGAGACAGTCGCAACTATAACCTGAGCGGGATGAATCCCATTACCTATTATGAGATCAAAGTGGGAGCGGTTTACTACAACCCCGATGAAGTGTATCTGGAAAGCCGCACTTTACTGGCTAATCTCACCTACATCGCAGTTGAGGACGAACTGATTACTGCAGTACCCAAACTAACAAATTATCCCAATCCCTTCTCGGGACAGACCCGGATCAACTTTGAACTGGATAAAAGCGCTCATGTGAAGCTGGATGTGTATAACAGCAAGGGGCAGAAAGTGCGCAATCTCAGCAATGGGATATGTGCAGGCGGACTCAATGAATTTGCTTGGGATACAAAAGATGATAAAGGTAGGAGCTGCGCCAGCGGAGTATATTACCTAAGGATGAAGAGCGGAGACAAGATATCCAAGCACAAGCTACTATTGATAAAATAA